The proteins below are encoded in one region of Pelagibacterium flavum:
- the pyrC gene encoding dihydroorotase: protein MNKPLLIENARIIDPASNADFTGAVLIENGRIADIVEGKAPGAPEKSEIIDSRGLVLAPGLIDMRVFTGEPGHEYRETLKSAGRAAAAGGVTSILVMPDTQPVIDNSALVEFIARHAEATTCVNVLPTAAITTGTEGKDLTEFGLLKEAGAICFTEGRKALQSSAVIRAAMVYATNFDMPIMHLAADAHLVSDGVMNSGPLATFRGLKGIPAQAETIPLDRDLQLALMTGARYHAAAISTARSAELAAFYKQRSNAISVGASINNLCLNENDIGSYRTFFKLNPPLRTEDDRLALVEALKDGTIDVIVSDHDPQDAEGKRQPFADAATGAIGLETLLAAAMRLVHSGDTDLMTTLRAMTARPAEILGIEAGRIAKGAKADLCLFDPDYPWIVEEATIRSRSTNTTFENARMSGKVMATLVGGQIVYREEAFA, encoded by the coding sequence GTGAATAAGCCCCTCCTTATAGAAAACGCCCGCATCATCGATCCAGCAAGCAATGCCGACTTCACCGGTGCGGTGCTGATCGAAAACGGCCGCATCGCCGACATTGTCGAAGGCAAGGCACCGGGCGCTCCCGAAAAATCCGAGATTATCGATTCCAGGGGTCTGGTGCTGGCGCCGGGCCTCATCGACATGCGGGTGTTCACTGGCGAGCCCGGCCACGAATACCGCGAGACGCTCAAGAGCGCCGGTCGTGCGGCGGCTGCGGGCGGAGTGACTTCGATCCTCGTCATGCCCGACACCCAGCCGGTGATCGACAACAGCGCTTTGGTCGAATTCATTGCGCGTCACGCAGAAGCCACCACTTGCGTCAACGTCCTGCCCACCGCCGCGATCACTACCGGCACCGAGGGCAAGGACCTCACCGAGTTCGGGTTGCTCAAGGAGGCGGGTGCGATCTGTTTTACCGAAGGACGAAAAGCGCTGCAGAGCAGCGCTGTGATCCGCGCCGCCATGGTCTATGCCACCAATTTCGACATGCCGATCATGCACCTGGCCGCCGATGCCCACCTCGTATCCGACGGAGTGATGAACTCGGGTCCTCTGGCCACCTTCCGTGGGCTTAAGGGCATCCCGGCACAAGCCGAAACCATCCCGCTCGATCGCGACCTGCAACTGGCCCTGATGACCGGCGCGCGTTACCACGCCGCTGCGATTTCGACGGCCCGTTCCGCCGAACTGGCCGCATTCTACAAACAGCGCAGCAATGCCATTTCAGTCGGCGCGTCGATCAACAATCTGTGCCTCAATGAAAACGACATCGGTTCATACCGCACCTTCTTCAAGCTCAACCCGCCCCTGCGAACCGAAGACGACAGGCTGGCCCTCGTCGAAGCGCTCAAGGATGGAACCATCGACGTTATCGTCTCCGATCACGACCCTCAGGATGCCGAAGGCAAGCGCCAGCCCTTTGCCGATGCGGCAACGGGCGCCATCGGGCTCGAAACCCTGTTGGCCGCCGCGATGCGGCTCGTCCATTCGGGCGATACAGATCTGATGACCACCCTTCGCGCCATGACAGCCCGGCCCGCCGAAATCCTCGGTATTGAGGCCGGACGTATCGCCAAGGGCGCCAAAGCCGACCTGTGCCTTTTCGATCCGGACTATCCCTGGATTGTCGAGGAAGCTACCATCCGCTCGCGTTCGACCAACACGACTTTTGAGAACGCCCGCATGTCCGGAAAGGTCATGGCGACCCTGGTCGGCGGGCAGATCGTTTATAGAGAGGAAGCCTTCGCATGA
- a CDS encoding aspartate carbamoyltransferase catalytic subunit, producing the protein MARPAPDTSDTSSASFLPFRYRHLLGIAQLNPVEIIDLLDRAEAMIPISRQRKTLPSLAGKTQINLFFENSTRTQASFEIAGKRLGATVMNMAVRTSSVAKGETLIDTAATLNAMQPDAIVVRHGSSGAVELLSQKVECAVLNAGDGAHEHPTQALLDALTIRRHKGRLNGLTVAICGDIANSRVARSNLILLGAMQARTRVIAPKSLLPRGIEQMASEVFTDMDKGLEGADVVMMLRLQNERASGKLIPSVREYYRFYGLDADKLAKANTDALVMHPGPMNRGVEIDPAIADGPQSVITEQVEMGVAVRMAVLDALLNKEDGSE; encoded by the coding sequence ATGGCACGTCCAGCACCCGACACGTCGGACACATCCTCGGCCTCCTTTCTCCCTTTCCGTTACAGGCATTTGTTGGGAATCGCCCAGCTCAATCCGGTCGAGATCATCGACCTTCTGGATCGGGCCGAAGCGATGATCCCCATCTCGCGCCAGCGCAAGACGCTGCCGAGCTTGGCGGGCAAGACCCAGATCAATCTGTTTTTCGAAAACTCGACCCGCACCCAGGCGAGTTTCGAGATCGCCGGCAAGCGGCTGGGCGCAACGGTCATGAACATGGCCGTACGAACCTCGTCAGTCGCCAAGGGCGAAACGTTGATCGATACGGCGGCGACGCTGAACGCCATGCAGCCCGACGCCATCGTCGTGCGGCACGGATCGTCCGGCGCCGTGGAACTGCTGAGCCAGAAGGTCGAATGCGCAGTGCTCAACGCCGGAGACGGGGCCCATGAGCACCCCACCCAGGCGTTGCTCGACGCGCTGACCATCCGCCGCCACAAGGGCCGTCTGAACGGGCTGACCGTGGCGATCTGCGGCGATATCGCCAACTCGCGCGTCGCCCGCTCCAACCTCATCCTTCTTGGCGCCATGCAGGCCCGCACCCGGGTCATCGCGCCAAAATCGCTGCTGCCACGCGGCATCGAGCAGATGGCCTCCGAAGTCTTCACCGACATGGATAAGGGCCTCGAGGGCGCCGATGTGGTGATGATGCTCCGCCTCCAGAACGAGCGTGCCTCTGGCAAGCTTATCCCGTCGGTGCGCGAATATTACCGCTTCTACGGCCTGGACGCCGACAAACTGGCCAAAGCCAATACCGATGCTCTGGTCATGCACCCTGGCCCGATGAACCGCGGCGTGGAGATCGATCCGGCCATCGCCGATGGGCCACAATCGGTAATTACCGAACAGGTCGAGATGGGTGTGGCAGTGCGCATGGCGGTGCTCGATGCGCTGCTCAACAAGGAGGACGGCAGTGAATAA
- a CDS encoding anthrone oxygenase family protein, which produces MTYFAGILATLAFITSAIMAGFFFAYSISVMWGLDAAAPASAIDGMQGINTVIQNPWFFPNFFGAPVFAVLAAIVFFSMGLRDVGIVFGLAALAYLIGAFGITVAVNVPMNEALGAESIPQEAETARALWVDYSSRWTWWNHIRTLSSIVSTLLCGIAIFLAGRSMA; this is translated from the coding sequence ATGACCTATTTCGCGGGCATACTGGCCACGCTGGCCTTCATCACCAGCGCCATCATGGCAGGTTTTTTCTTTGCCTATTCCATCTCGGTGATGTGGGGCCTGGACGCGGCGGCGCCAGCTTCTGCGATCGATGGCATGCAAGGCATCAACACGGTGATCCAGAACCCCTGGTTCTTCCCCAACTTTTTCGGCGCTCCGGTCTTTGCCGTCCTCGCTGCCATCGTCTTTTTCTCCATGGGACTGCGCGACGTCGGCATCGTCTTCGGATTGGCCGCTCTCGCCTATCTGATCGGCGCCTTCGGCATAACCGTAGCTGTCAACGTCCCCATGAATGAAGCCCTGGGTGCGGAATCTATCCCCCAAGAGGCCGAAACTGCCCGCGCGCTCTGGGTGGACTATTCGAGCCGCTGGACCTGGTGGAACCACATCCGCACCCTCTCCAGTATCGTCTCGACGCTGCTTTGCGGCATTGCGATATTTCTCGCCGGGCGGTCAATGGCCTAA
- a CDS encoding DUF4345 domain-containing protein: protein MMERLETIYLLAAGAVALLIGLGMVALPDPFYAGYGIDPAASTDLANELRSPGLWFVLVGATMGLGPFRPGLGRIALGIAAAFYLSYAAARGVSLVLDGLPGSGMLLAMMSELLLGTIGALLVWRRRSTRR, encoded by the coding sequence ATGATGGAGCGACTGGAAACCATCTATCTTTTGGCCGCCGGCGCTGTCGCGCTCCTGATCGGGCTGGGAATGGTCGCCCTGCCGGACCCCTTCTACGCAGGCTATGGCATTGATCCGGCAGCATCGACCGATCTGGCAAACGAGTTGCGTTCGCCGGGCCTTTGGTTTGTATTGGTCGGTGCCACCATGGGGCTCGGTCCCTTCCGGCCCGGTCTGGGCCGCATCGCGCTTGGTATCGCAGCGGCATTCTATCTCAGCTACGCTGCGGCGCGCGGCGTTTCCTTGGTTCTTGATGGCCTCCCCGGCTCGGGAATGTTGCTAGCAATGATGTCCGAACTTTTGCTCGGTACAATCGGCGCGCTGCTTGTTTGGCGACGACGATCCACCCGGAGATGA
- a CDS encoding Rossmann-fold NAD(P)-binding domain-containing protein: MTFDNPILVIGATGKIGSRVASRMAALDHAHRAVSRSTNPAFNWEDPATWADAMRGMRSAFVTYVPDLAAPGAPEVVEHLAAVARAEGLRKIVLLSGRGERGAELSEDRLSRSGLDYAVVRASWFNQNFDEGMLLPSILSGTLALAAGDKLEPFVDADDIADVAVAALLDDRHNGHTYDVTGPRLMTFADAASEIAAAAGRAVNYVPLSIEDFHAALLAEMGRAEADLLTSICAEVFDGRNEWVGDGVQKALGREPRDFADYVRNAIAKGAWRQAA, from the coding sequence ATGACGTTCGACAACCCCATTCTCGTCATTGGCGCGACCGGCAAGATCGGCTCACGCGTCGCCAGCCGTATGGCCGCGTTGGACCATGCCCACCGCGCGGTTTCGCGCTCCACCAACCCTGCCTTCAATTGGGAGGACCCCGCGACCTGGGCAGACGCAATGCGCGGCATGCGCAGCGCGTTCGTGACCTACGTACCCGACCTCGCCGCGCCCGGCGCACCTGAAGTCGTCGAACACCTTGCCGCCGTGGCCAGAGCAGAGGGACTGCGCAAGATTGTCCTCCTCTCGGGCCGTGGCGAACGCGGAGCCGAACTTTCCGAGGACAGATTGAGCCGGAGTGGTCTTGATTATGCTGTCGTTCGCGCCAGTTGGTTCAATCAGAACTTCGATGAAGGCATGCTGCTGCCGTCCATCCTTTCGGGCACGCTTGCCCTGGCCGCCGGCGACAAACTCGAGCCCTTCGTCGATGCCGACGACATTGCAGACGTGGCCGTCGCGGCACTGCTCGATGATCGGCACAACGGCCATACCTATGACGTGACCGGACCACGGCTCATGACCTTTGCCGATGCCGCGAGCGAAATAGCCGCAGCGGCCGGACGCGCAGTCAATTACGTCCCGCTCAGCATCGAAGACTTCCACGCCGCATTGCTGGCTGAAATGGGCAGGGCCGAAGCTGACCTGCTGACCAGTATCTGCGCCGAAGTGTTCGACGGGCGCAATGAATGGGTGGGCGACGGCGTCCAGAAGGCACTGGGGCGCGAACCGCGTGATTTTGCGGATTACGTGCGCAACGCGATCGCCAAGGGCGCATGGCGGCAGGCTGCATGA
- a CDS encoding AraC family transcriptional regulator translates to MDDCFQPAPLADPLGEVLHMLRLTGTLYCRATMTAPWGLIMPRLVDSMIFVIVTAGRCIAEIDGESVPLSAGTMVLIPHGDSFRLLSDADARAVPLFDLPVEKISERYELMTYGGGGELTRAMAGVVQFDSVAGQRMMSTLPRIIRIDGWDESLGDWVGSTLGLIAREASALKPGGEIVMTRLADILVIQAIRAWLDSAPESEQGWLAALRDPQLGRALVAIHRYPQTDWTLTQLARQAGMSRSAFSARFSARLGQSAMAYLAQWRLHLARARLMESTDPLASVAREAGYRSEAAFSRAFRQHFGKPPGAMRRSVAA, encoded by the coding sequence ATGGATGATTGTTTTCAACCCGCACCGCTGGCCGACCCGCTTGGAGAAGTCCTGCATATGTTGCGGCTCACCGGAACGCTTTATTGCCGCGCCACCATGACTGCACCCTGGGGGCTGATCATGCCAAGGTTGGTGGATTCGATGATCTTTGTGATCGTCACCGCCGGACGCTGCATTGCTGAAATCGATGGAGAGAGCGTTCCGCTATCGGCAGGCACCATGGTGCTGATCCCACATGGCGACAGCTTTCGGCTGCTGAGCGATGCAGATGCGCGCGCCGTACCGCTGTTTGATCTGCCGGTCGAGAAAATCAGCGAGCGCTATGAATTGATGACCTATGGCGGCGGCGGTGAACTGACGCGGGCGATGGCGGGCGTCGTTCAGTTCGATAGCGTTGCGGGCCAACGCATGATGAGCACCCTGCCTCGCATCATTCGTATCGACGGTTGGGACGAATCTCTGGGTGACTGGGTGGGGAGCACGCTGGGGCTGATTGCGCGAGAGGCGAGTGCGCTCAAGCCGGGCGGTGAAATCGTGATGACGCGGCTGGCCGATATTCTCGTCATCCAGGCCATCAGGGCCTGGCTCGATTCCGCGCCCGAGAGCGAACAGGGTTGGCTTGCCGCGCTGCGCGATCCGCAATTGGGACGCGCGCTGGTGGCGATTCATCGTTACCCGCAAACCGACTGGACCCTCACGCAACTGGCCAGGCAGGCGGGCATGTCGCGTTCTGCCTTTTCGGCGCGGTTCAGCGCGCGGCTTGGGCAGTCAGCCATGGCTTATCTCGCCCAATGGCGGCTGCATCTGGCGCGGGCGCGTCTCATGGAAAGCACCGACCCGCTGGCTTCGGTGGCGCGGGAGGCGGGGTATCGATCCGAGGCTGCCTTCAGCCGGGCCTTCCGGCAGCATTTCGGCAAACCGCCCGGTGCGATGCGGCGCTCAGTTGCGGCGTAA
- the ruvX gene encoding Holliday junction resolvase RuvX, with amino-acid sequence MTDTPYPLADLHPAGKLMGLDLGTKTIGVAISDSLRMAASPIETIKRTKFTADAERLLTLIAQNNVTGIVMGLPLNMDGTEGPRAQSARAFVRNLKQKTDLPIVFWDERMSTMAVTRTMLEADLSRAKRAEVVDKLAASYILQGALDRLRRN; translated from the coding sequence ATGACCGATACTCCCTACCCCCTCGCTGACCTGCATCCTGCCGGCAAGCTGATGGGGCTCGATCTGGGGACAAAAACCATCGGAGTGGCAATATCCGATTCCCTGCGCATGGCGGCTTCGCCAATCGAAACCATCAAACGCACCAAATTTACCGCCGATGCCGAGCGCCTGCTGACCCTGATCGCCCAGAACAATGTGACTGGGATCGTCATGGGCCTGCCGCTCAACATGGACGGCACCGAAGGCCCCCGGGCTCAGTCGGCAAGGGCGTTCGTTCGGAACTTGAAGCAAAAAACCGATCTGCCGATCGTGTTCTGGGATGAGCGCATGTCCACGATGGCTGTTACCCGCACCATGCTGGAAGCCGATCTGTCGCGCGCCAAGCGAGCCGAAGTCGTCGACAAGCTGGCCGCAAGCTACATCCTGCAGGGTGCGCTGGACCGTTTACGCCGCAACTGA
- the gatC gene encoding Asp-tRNA(Asn)/Glu-tRNA(Gln) amidotransferase subunit GatC, translating into MSVDADTVRRIGRLARIRITEDEVAAYEGELNAILGFVEQLGEVDVEGVEPMNSVTPMTLRRREDKVTDGGYADRIVANAPISEDNFFMVPKVVE; encoded by the coding sequence ATGTCGGTCGACGCCGATACAGTAAGACGCATCGGGCGTCTGGCCCGCATCCGGATCACCGAAGACGAGGTCGCCGCCTATGAGGGTGAACTCAACGCCATTCTCGGTTTCGTCGAGCAACTCGGCGAAGTCGATGTCGAGGGCGTCGAGCCGATGAATTCGGTGACCCCGATGACGCTGCGCCGCCGCGAAGACAAGGTGACCGATGGCGGCTATGCCGACAGGATTGTTGCCAACGCGCCGATTTCGGAAGACAATTTCTTCATGGTTCCCAAGGTCGTGGAGTAG
- a CDS encoding GNAT family N-acetyltransferase, with the protein MAATIAIETPLTDEVRALVKALNAYLNPLSPPQFQFQMTVEQMAGDDTTVFIARDEAGQPVGMGALKTFGDDMAEVKRMYTLPEVRGQRVGVALLDAIEALARQKGVKMLKLETGNVAGFEPAWRLYERGGFSRCGAFLDYPDSEYSAFYEKALI; encoded by the coding sequence GTGGCCGCAACCATTGCCATCGAGACACCGCTCACCGATGAGGTGCGGGCGCTGGTCAAGGCGCTCAACGCCTATCTCAACCCGTTGTCGCCGCCGCAATTTCAGTTCCAGATGACCGTCGAGCAGATGGCGGGTGACGACACCACGGTGTTTATCGCCCGCGATGAGGCTGGGCAGCCGGTGGGCATGGGCGCTCTGAAAACGTTCGGCGATGACATGGCGGAGGTCAAGCGCATGTACACCTTGCCGGAAGTGCGCGGCCAACGCGTTGGCGTGGCGCTGCTCGATGCCATCGAAGCCCTTGCCCGGCAAAAGGGCGTCAAAATGCTCAAGCTCGAAACCGGAAACGTGGCCGGGTTCGAGCCGGCCTGGCGGCTCTACGAGCGCGGTGGCTTTTCCCGTTGCGGCGCCTTTCTCGATTACCCCGATAGCGAATATTCGGCCTTTTACGAAAAGGCCCTGATCTAA
- the gatA gene encoding Asp-tRNA(Asn)/Glu-tRNA(Gln) amidotransferase subunit GatA produces MTDLTRLSLKALRDGIAAKEFTALEATDSYISAIEAGNDKLNAYVAVTADKAREMAKASDAKIASGDNGMLEGVPLGVKDLFATKGVHTQAASHILDGFKPEYESTVTEHLWADGAVMLGKLNMDEFAMGSSNETSYYGPVVNPWRGEGGNKDLVPGGSSGGSAAAVSAWLCAGATATDTGGSIRQPAAFTGTVGIKPTYGRCSRWGTVAFASSLDQAGPIARTVEDTALMLQSMAGFDPKDSTSVDLAVPDFAAAVERGVKGLTIGVPAEYRMEGMPAEIEKLWSQGLEWLKAEGATVKDISLPHTKYALPAYYIVAPAEASSNLARYDGVKYGLRVSGKDITDMYELTRAEGFGREVKRRVMIGTYVLSAGYYDAYYVRAQKVRTLIKRDFEDAFNAGVDAILTPATPSAAFGIADQELHADPVKMYLNDIFTVTVNMAGLPGIAVPAGKDGQGLPLGLQLIGKPFDEETLFAAGRVIEKSAGLDLAPAKWW; encoded by the coding sequence GTGACCGATCTTACCCGTCTGAGCCTTAAAGCCCTGCGCGATGGCATCGCTGCCAAGGAGTTCACGGCACTCGAAGCCACCGATTCCTACATTTCGGCCATTGAGGCCGGCAACGACAAGCTCAACGCCTATGTCGCCGTCACCGCCGACAAGGCCCGTGAGATGGCCAAGGCGTCCGACGCGAAAATTGCGTCCGGCGACAACGGCATGCTCGAGGGCGTGCCGCTGGGCGTCAAGGATCTGTTTGCGACCAAGGGCGTCCACACCCAAGCCGCCAGCCACATCCTCGATGGCTTCAAGCCCGAATATGAATCGACGGTCACCGAACACCTGTGGGCCGATGGCGCCGTCATGCTGGGCAAGCTCAACATGGATGAGTTTGCCATGGGTTCGTCCAACGAGACCTCCTATTACGGGCCGGTGGTCAATCCCTGGCGCGGGGAGGGCGGCAACAAGGACCTGGTGCCCGGTGGCTCCTCGGGCGGTTCCGCCGCCGCGGTTTCCGCGTGGCTGTGCGCCGGCGCGACGGCCACCGACACGGGCGGTTCGATCCGCCAGCCTGCAGCGTTCACCGGCACCGTGGGCATCAAGCCGACCTATGGCCGCTGCTCGCGCTGGGGCACCGTAGCCTTTGCCTCCTCGCTCGATCAGGCCGGGCCGATTGCCCGCACGGTTGAGGATACGGCGTTGATGCTGCAGTCGATGGCCGGGTTCGATCCCAAGGATTCGACGTCGGTCGATCTGGCCGTGCCCGATTTTGCCGCTGCCGTGGAGCGGGGCGTGAAGGGACTCACCATCGGCGTTCCGGCCGAATACCGTATGGAGGGGATGCCCGCCGAGATCGAAAAGCTCTGGAGCCAGGGTCTCGAATGGCTCAAGGCTGAAGGCGCGACGGTCAAGGACATCTCCCTGCCGCACACCAAATACGCGCTGCCGGCCTATTACATCGTCGCCCCCGCCGAAGCCTCGTCCAACCTCGCCCGCTACGATGGCGTCAAATACGGGTTGCGCGTTTCGGGCAAGGACATCACCGACATGTACGAGTTGACCCGCGCCGAAGGGTTCGGTCGTGAGGTCAAGCGCCGGGTGATGATCGGCACCTATGTGCTTTCGGCCGGCTATTACGACGCCTATTACGTTCGTGCCCAGAAGGTCCGCACGCTCATCAAGCGCGATTTCGAGGACGCCTTCAACGCCGGTGTGGATGCCATCCTGACCCCGGCAACGCCCTCTGCAGCCTTCGGCATCGCCGATCAGGAACTGCACGCCGATCCGGTCAAGATGTATCTCAACGACATCTTCACGGTGACCGTCAACATGGCCGGTCTGCCGGGCATCGCGGTTCCCGCCGGCAAGGACGGGCAGGGGCTTCCGCTCGGGTTGCAGCTCATCGGCAAGCCGTTCGACGAAGAAACGCTGTTTGCCGCCGGTCGTGTCATTGAAAAGAGCGCCGGTCTCGATCTGGCCCCCGCCAAATGGTGGTAA
- a CDS encoding pentapeptide repeat-containing protein: MTQGKLEELILAKKPVENADLSAIDWSDLVDGALHARHCVFRDAHLTDAELAGAKFEHCTFERAWFGGANFTDAVFSNCSFFDAETRQGCDFSRADFEGGDVRELQSGNGKIRPGEPFRCHFQALQGCGG; this comes from the coding sequence ATGACCCAGGGAAAGCTCGAAGAGCTGATCCTTGCCAAAAAGCCTGTCGAGAACGCCGATCTGTCGGCGATAGACTGGTCCGATCTTGTCGATGGCGCGCTGCATGCGCGCCATTGCGTTTTTCGCGACGCTCATCTGACCGATGCCGAGCTGGCCGGTGCGAAGTTCGAGCACTGCACGTTTGAGCGGGCATGGTTCGGCGGCGCCAATTTCACCGATGCGGTATTTTCCAATTGTTCGTTCTTTGATGCCGAGACCCGGCAGGGCTGCGATTTTTCGCGCGCCGATTTCGAGGGGGGCGACGTTCGAGAACTGCAATCTGGCAACGGCAAAATTCGGCCTGGCGAGCCTTTTCGATGCCACTTTCAAGCATTGCAAGGCTGCGGGGGCTGA
- a CDS encoding pentapeptide repeat-containing protein, whose product MASLFDATFKHCKAAGADFEDARFAKTSGRVAVSRVRFIGTQLDMSSFRQARLEDCVFSECSLRQADLRQTTLSSTDMRGSDLSEANFNGAILDNADLRDATLLGLDVTQLTSFEGLKVSADQLTDIVRPLGIRVFPRAR is encoded by the coding sequence CTGGCGAGCCTTTTCGATGCCACTTTCAAGCATTGCAAGGCTGCGGGGGCTGATTTCGAGGATGCACGGTTTGCCAAAACCTCGGGCCGGGTCGCTGTTTCCCGCGTGCGGTTCATCGGTACCCAGCTCGACATGTCGAGTTTCCGGCAGGCGCGGCTCGAGGATTGCGTATTTTCCGAGTGCAGCCTGCGTCAGGCCGATCTGCGCCAGACGACGCTTTCGAGCACGGATATGCGCGGCTCCGATCTCTCAGAAGCGAACTTCAATGGTGCCATCCTCGACAATGCCGATCTGCGCGATGCAACATTGCTGGGCTTGGATGTCACCCAGCTCACGAGCTTTGAGGGCCTCAAGGTTTCCGCCGATCAGTTGACTGACATCGTGCGTCCCCTTGGCATCAGGGTCTTCCCGCGGGCGCGTTGA
- a CDS encoding V-type ATPase subunit a family protein, giving the protein MSDIFTTQDWSAPPKDLSMPLQALWWIRKGEFRMGPEWEEAHRIVVQMEGVEAFDWVHALLHWIEADMGNADYWYRRSGKRRTAPTVSQEWEHMAMMLSDGPRH; this is encoded by the coding sequence ATGTCCGATATCTTCACCACCCAGGATTGGTCCGCTCCGCCCAAGGATCTCAGCATGCCGCTTCAGGCGCTGTGGTGGATCCGCAAGGGCGAATTCCGCATGGGGCCGGAATGGGAGGAGGCGCATCGGATCGTCGTGCAGATGGAGGGCGTGGAAGCCTTCGATTGGGTTCATGCCCTGTTGCATTGGATCGAGGCCGACATGGGCAATGCCGATTACTGGTATCGCCGCTCGGGCAAGCGCCGCACCGCACCCACCGTATCCCAGGAATGGGAGCACATGGCGATGATGCTCTCGGACGGGCCCCGGCATTAG
- a CDS encoding YjhX family toxin: MDISRDEQRVLHALAQGGYIQPLKDARGKIADIECYNRDGWLLTQCDLTLFKKLRRRKTIASQGGGPYRITRRGIMLVRGQLDNR; this comes from the coding sequence ATGGACATTTCCCGAGACGAACAGCGCGTGTTGCACGCGCTGGCCCAGGGCGGCTACATCCAGCCTCTCAAGGACGCACGCGGCAAGATCGCCGACATCGAGTGCTACAATCGAGACGGCTGGCTCTTGACCCAATGCGATTTGACGCTGTTCAAGAAACTGCGTCGCCGCAAGACCATTGCCTCTCAAGGTGGCGGCCCCTACCGCATAACGCGGCGGGGCATCATGCTGGTCCGCGGCCAACTGGATAACCGCTGA
- a CDS encoding chorismate mutase, producing MTATKLPAECETKDDVRFEIDRIDHALIELFAERHAYVTRMAEIKTDPHEANDPARIEAIVAKRRAQALELDIDEDQIELLWRTLIDWNINYEKGIIIARNRKK from the coding sequence ATGACCGCCACAAAACTGCCAGCCGAATGTGAAACCAAGGATGATGTACGCTTTGAGATCGACCGGATCGATCACGCGCTGATCGAACTTTTTGCCGAGCGGCATGCCTATGTAACGCGGATGGCCGAGATCAAGACCGACCCACATGAAGCCAACGATCCTGCCCGGATCGAGGCGATTGTTGCCAAACGGCGTGCCCAGGCTCTGGAACTCGATATCGATGAAGATCAGATCGAATTGCTCTGGCGCACATTAATTGACTGGAACATCAACTACGAAAAGGGCATCATCATCGCCCGGAACCGGAAAAAATAG
- a CDS encoding GNAT family N-acetyltransferase — MLDNLILRRASIAEADKLGKLAFASWDSSMRHIISPESEEGVAAERAALELSFQLFCITASDAITVADHDGELVGWGAREPMSDYISDLWVSPAHQRNGIGRALLGAVEQDVFRAGHDVAVLETHAENGGAIRFYAREGYGIVWRGIKFSRMLGQRIEKVRMEKQLVVTAH, encoded by the coding sequence ATGCTCGACAATCTGATCCTTCGCCGCGCCTCCATCGCCGAAGCGGACAAGCTCGGCAAGCTGGCTTTTGCGTCCTGGGATTCGAGCATGCGCCACATCATCAGCCCGGAATCCGAAGAGGGTGTGGCCGCAGAGCGCGCTGCGCTCGAGCTTTCGTTCCAGCTGTTCTGCATCACCGCCAGCGATGCCATCACGGTTGCCGATCATGATGGCGAACTGGTCGGCTGGGGCGCCCGTGAACCGATGAGTGATTATATCTCCGACCTCTGGGTCAGCCCTGCCCATCAACGCAATGGAATTGGCCGCGCGCTTCTCGGCGCCGTGGAACAGGACGTTTTCCGCGCCGGGCACGATGTTGCGGTTCTTGAAACCCATGCCGAAAATGGAGGCGCCATCCGGTTTTACGCCCGTGAGGGGTACGGAATCGTTTGGCGGGGTATCAAATTTTCGCGCATGTTGGGCCAGCGCATCGAAAAAGTGCGCATGGAAAAGCAACTCGTGGTCACCGCCCACTAG